CCATGATTCAGCAAATACATACATGCTGTTGACCTCTGTAACCACAAGCTCTGCATTCATGGATTCAAACCTTATATAAAAATTAGTAAAGACCTGATGGCCCGCTTCAGTCCTCTTTGGGCACCTTGCATACATATGAGCATGCGCACACAacggcacatacatacacataaataaaaataaaataaattatatataatatatacatgtaggtgtatatataggtatacatatatgtgtgtgtatatatcttgtttttgttttttgagatagagtttctctgtgtggccttgattcgctttgtagaccaggctggccttgaactcacagacatctgcctgcctctgccacccagagtgctgggattataggcatgcaccaccatacccagctcttaaataaatatattaaagaaaaaagtgtatCAGTACTAAAAATGTAAACTCATTAGACAGgttcctggggagatggctcagtggataacagTGTTTgctatgaggacctgagttccctaacaacacccatataaaaagctaagcatagccaggcatgatggtacacccCTTTAAACctaaaaggcaggtggatctctgtgaaattGAAGCCAagggctacccaaagaaaccctgttttaaaaaaaaaaaaaaaaaagctgaacatggatgtacatgcctttaaccccagcactgcaggagCAAAGTCAGGCAGATCCAGGGGTTCACTGGCTAACCAGCGTAGCTGAAATAGTGAGCTGCCAGTTCAGTGATACCCTGTAGCAAGTCACTAAGGCAGAAAGCGACAGAGGAAAGCTCCCATTATCTTCCTCTGGagtctgcatgcacacacatgggtacGCAAACCCATACACTATGCATGGAcctatgcaacacacacacacacacacacacacacacacacacacacacacacacacacacacacacacgctgcagAGCAGATAGTGGGAAAAAGAAACCTTAGTATGAAATATAAACCGCTAGCTCAGATGCCAATACTGACAATCCTTTCACCCCTCATTGCCCATTTCCTGGGCAGTCAGTCAGAATCCACCTCTGCTCACCCCTGACTCCCAGCAGGCTTGTAGAAAGGCTATGCTTCCATAATGTCTTTATACACCTTGCTACCCCAAAGCCCAGGCAGATGGGAGACCCCAGCAAGCAGCAAGCCAGGGATCCCCAATCCTATCCCAGAGCTTGCAGCCAGCTCAGCACAATTCATGCAGCACTTTCACAGGACAGCTCTCTGAGCTGTGTGCTCCCCAGACAAAGACTGTAACATTAGCACCACTGGGCTctgctctggagagctggccagaAACCAAATGTCAAGGCGAAATGGAGACATCTGTCCTGGATCCCATCCccgcctcctgcctccccctggaGCTGTAGAGGGTGACCTGTAAGAGTACCCAGAGACTACATGATGGTGACAAATGGATTTGGCACCCTTTCTCCCAAAACAGACCAAGGTAAGGCTTCGGTGTCAGGGACGTCCAGCTACAAAGGTGTTCTGTGGCCAAGAGTTGAAAATTCTTGAGTCCTTCAGAggctggggacctgagttcaccTTCCAATGCTATCACTTGTCATCTGGTAACCCATCCCCACATTTCAGGGAGAGCCTCAGCTTcccacatcctctctctctcaaacctgCTGTTCAGAAACCCCGGGGTGCATGCAAACCAGCCCCACATGAGTCCACAGGGTCATCACTGACAGTGGCAGCTTCTACGATGCCTCTTGTGTTAAACGAGGACGGCACTAGCAGCCCAGCGCCTCGGCTTTGGAAGAGAACTCACACGCTATCTGGTCCCCATAAAGGCTCTCTCTCCACTTACTCCCCATCCCCCAGGTCCAGGACTGTTCTGACCCCTGTGCAGGAAGGCTTTGTCCACCAGGAAAGTTGTCCCTTGTATCATAGCTTGCCCTTGGCTTCCTTGTACATTTTACCTCTGACTCCCACAAGACTGTTCCCAGCTAACTTTTCCCCTACAAGAATGCCCTTCACATGGTGGACTAGAACCTTTGCACCTGTGTCTTCCCCTAAACTGAAGTCTGTTTCCTGAATTGTACTCTCAAAGGGCACGGAGgatattctctcccctgctttcAAACACGGTCCAGCCAATGCCCCCATGCCCTGCGCAGGAAGCAAGCCCTCCAGATAAGCAAGCTACAAAGATGGAAGCAAAGGCCTCACCCTGTTGTCACCCTCCACTGCCCTGACAACAAGTCATGGACAAAGTGCTGCCGTTCCCTGCAGGTGAACAGAGAACTGGTCCCCACTCTACCCCCACTATCCTTTCTAAGTTGTGCAGaatggggtgggaggatggggggggtgaggggtggggtggttgGGGTGGTTGGGTGTGTGCAGTTTCTAAGAAAGGGAATCGCAGCATGCAACATGCAGCCAGCATCTCTCAGCACTCTTCCCTAGACCACCTCTGCCTTTCACTCACTTCCTTCTCCAGTCACTTCCTACAAGTGCATCAGAACCCCTGCCTTTGATACCATTGTCTGCTCCACAGCTGACCCTTAGGGACACTTTCCTGTCACCCATCTTGTCCCTGCAGATAGAACATGTTCCTTCAGAGGCACTGTGGTGCCAGCTACAAAGGCAACAAGATTCCTCCAACTGCCAAACAGGAAAACACTGCTACACTTGCTTGAGCATGTTGCAGCCAGCCATGAACCTCCCAGGAGTCAGATACGGGACAGTGACAGCTACCACTGACTTATCAAGAGGTATGTCTCAAAATATTAGAGGCCCCAATtggcctttacttttttttttttaatatgcttttGTTACCGTGATCcaggtttgttttaaataatccAGACTACATGGAGAAGTCCACAACACTCAGATGACTTCAAATGTCACCCCACAACCTGAAGCAGGGGCGACGCTGGCTTACTATTATGCACCttaaagagttttttgtttgtttgtttgtttgtttgtttgtttttttactgtttattGCATCTTTAGCTACCCCAGGCCATGGAGGAGAAGCTGGAGGTAATTTTTAAGACTGTTCTAAAAGCAGGCCAGGGGTGGGACTGCGGCCTCCTGTCTGGGtttagacacagacacatgggtTCTACAAATAGTGCTCAGGCCCCTCTGCTGCGTGTAACTGGAGAGCAGGCGCATTCCACGCAGGGCAAGTGGAAAGCCTTGGGCTGCACGTCCTGCGGCTTCCTGTGCTATGGGCAGGGGTGGGAAGAAAAGGTGCAGAAGGGTCAGGCACACGCCCTAATTTGTCCCTTCCATAAAAGGAGCTGCTCTGCCCTTGTTCCAGGCCTTAAACACCTGTCAGGCAAAGGACGCTTTTGCTGTCAGCAAGGCATCACTCACACAGATTAGGAGACAaggaacctctgggcccagaagttactggggggcggggggaggccaGGGCGGGGAGCATACACATTTACTTCCAAGGTTCCTAGTGCATTTCGTATACTGGCTcatggaaagttctggaagcaTTCCTTTCCTGGGTGAAGAGTTTGAGAACACTATCAgtgggtcctttttttttttttttccaaaggccATGCCTCAGTTGGACACCAGGCTTCTCTCAGTACAGGCTGTCTGTTCCCAAaatggtctttttgttgttgtttgttttgtttttctgagacagggtttctctgtgtagtacgcctagttgtcctggactctctttgtagaccaggatggcctcgaacttagagcaatccacctgcctctgcttcccaagtgctgggattaaaggcatgcgccaccacgcccagcttcaaaaCGGTCTTTTTGAGCCACCCTCTGCATTAGTGGCTCCCAGTGACTTTCAAAGCGCCATGTATCCACTCAGATGTTGCTGGCTAATCTAAGATGCTGACATTGGCTCCAATAACCTCAGACAAGTGTCCCATGCATGCAGCTTGTCTAGCCAGGGATTCCAAGAAGCCAGGGGTCTAATAAACACTCCCTTCCCAGGAGGCCCTGGGGACCaagcccacctccacagcccTCTCTCCCCAGTACCTGAGAGGTAATCTCCCAGATGACTCATAAGGGGAGGTACCTTCCCAGGCTCTGAGTAAGCTCCCCACACAGACCTACCGCTGATGGCCCTCCCTACTCTTTACAGTCAGCAAAAAAGCCAGAATTCATCTCTGAGGTCCCATCATACCCTGCTTCCCTCCCCAGCCACAGGGAGGTAGGGCCAGGGCCCTATCCTGCTGTTTgcttggggagagaagagagccaAGCCTGGCCAAGCCTCCCCCCTGCACCTCCCCCACACCAGGTTGAGAATAGAAGAAACATCTGTGTGGAGTCTGGAGACTCTGTGAACTCAAACCTCCTGCTGGGAAAGCACATCCAGGATTCACTCTGGCCCTAACTGCCTAGAGAAGCTATGTTCCTTAGAACATGGGGCACAGGGCCACCACCACATTGCCCAAGATTGTCCCTCTCCCTGCTACAACACAGTTGTATCCTTAGCTGTAGGTAACCAAAGTGGCCAGGGCTTAAACTGGCACTGCTTAGCCCTCTAAGCTTCAAGGCAAAGAATGCTGTAAGCCAAACCTGGCCTCTCTGACCGGGGTGAGTTGGAGGGTACCTACGTGGGATCCCTGACCCTACACATTCTAGTCTGACTTTGACAGCCGCCATTCCTGAGTTTCAAGCAGCTGGGCCTCTTCCTGTGAACCACCCCTCCCCACATCATGCCGCGACACTTGGCTTGAGGCCACCATCGTCTGGATCCAGTTGCATAACACACTCGTCCAAGCTGTTTCTGCTATTAGGATGACAGCTAATCCCAAGCAGCCAAGAGAGGGAAGGCTTTGAAAAGTACCCCAAAGGGACCTAGAAGCCAAATCGACACAACAGGCATGGACCCCTGTCCCCAAGCCTCAGGTTGAGGAGCTCtaagccagacacacacaccccttctgcCTCCATAAGGAGCACTTATGCCCTAAAAGGGGACAGTGGCCATGGCTCCAGGTAGGCTTCCAATGCGTTCTGAGACCTTTGTCTCCATCCCTTCTTTCTCCGTCCAGGCTCAGGTCCTGGTGGGGAGGACCAGAACTAAGTGCTGTGGCTGGAAACAGAATCCAACCAATCGCTTGAGAACAAATGGAGATGTGGGACCTGAGGGCTCAACCAGGACAAACACAGCCCCTCAGAGGCTGCACAAGAAGCACAAAGGCATAGTGAACAGCCACCCTGGAGCCGGCCTTCCTTCTCTCTAGTCTTCAGAAAGCATCAGGGTGTATTTATTAAGGTCTGTGTCCTGCTCTCTGCTTCAGGAACTGTGCTGTGCCACCCTGACCTGACCCTGTGACTGGAGTTAACCAACAAGAGGCCCTGGGGCAAGAACAGGAGGGGCAATGAGGTCAGAGCATTTACCTGGGCAGGCCCCTCCCAGCCAGTTCCCAGTGTGCTGGCTGTAACCTCACATCCATGGCTCAGCTCCTCTCAGGCAGCTTCCCACAGACCCAGAACTTACAGCACTCTCCTGCAGTGTATCTCCCAGGAGTAATGCAAAGAAGGCAGGTGCCAGGGTTTGAATACGGCTTATGGCTTGTATTCACCCTAACTGTGCTAGGCACAGTCCTTAATGTAACTGTGCTGAGAGACAGTGCAGTTATTGAGAGGGTGCTGTCCCACCAGTGGCACCTGCCCCTTCTCACATCTCTGCCCATAACCTCAGAAAGAGTCTTTATAAGAAACACCCTGTGGCTCTTCTTCTCTGTTGTTAACTTGAGTGAATTTATCTGCATGGAAGCAcgcctctgggtgtgtctgtgagaatgtttccagagaggtttaactgagatgggaagacccatcctgaatgtgggtggctcAGTCTTAGGGGCTGAGGTCCCAGCaccaaataaaaaggagaaaatgcacGGAGCATCACCATCCCCTAtctcctgactcctcctcccctctctttctgtttcctgtctgtggatacaatgtgaccagctacctgATACTCTGTTGCCTTGCctctctcaaactgtgagccaaaaaacaaacaaaaacctttaaaaaccTTTCTTCCTTGGACGCCTTTATCagaattttgtcacagtaataaaaattttaaaaaagaaaaagaaaagaaacgaacACACATGCAGCCCACTTGGAATACATACCCTCCCAGCTGGAATACACACCTgtgacccacagggtcctgaCAACTCATATCTGAGAGTTACTCTTAGCCAAAACCAGATCCCAAACGGGTTTTCCAAGCACACCCTGATCCCAGAACTGTGCTCCCCGCCCCAGATCCTCTCCTTAGGAGTGGGACATACAAGTGTCATAGTTTGAATATGGCTTGCCCCCACCCAGGCACATGTCGAGGCCTGATCCCTGCTGTCACGTATTGAAAGGCAGTGGAGCTTTTAAGAGACATTTAGATCACCAGAAGCCACCCTTATGAAGGAATTAATGTGGTTCTAGCCAGAGTGGGTAAGTTTTCTCAAGAAGAGGTGGTCATATAGCGCCAAGGCCCCTTTGTCGCCCCaacccacaccccccacacacaggtGACACTTGGTTCTCGGCTTTTCATCATCAACTGAAGCAGCATGCAACCCTCACCAGATGACAAGCAGCCCCCAGCACCGTGATCTTGAATGTACAGCCTACAGAGCcaagagccaaaacaaacctctttATGAATCACCTAGCCTCTCATGCTCTGTTACAACAGAAAACAAGCCTAAGGCAAGAGGTAATTTCATAGTCTATGCTATGACAGTATGTAGGAAAGCataatctacttttaaaatataccagGCAATCTAGGTTTTCTGCTGAGGACCTTGGCCCCAGCCTGAGAGGATCCCTGCCCCACTACCCCTCGGGCTCTGTGTGGGGCTAGTTTCGCAGACTATACAGCAAAGGCTGAGCACCCAtcagggaagcaggaagagcagagatgGCTGCATCACTGAGCACGCTCTTCACAACCCTCAGTCTCCCCACTCATATAAGAGAAAGATGCACTGGGTGGCCTCAGGGTCCCTAAGCTCACCAGAAAGCTGTCCCCTGTGCCCTGACCTTACTCAGGGCAGAGTTGTGCTCAGAGTCAGGGCTGGGACTTGCCACACTTACTCAGCCATGGTGAAGGCCAGTTCAAAgttcttctgtctttgtgtggGGCTCAGGGCATTGTAGTCAAAGGCATCAGGGAAGAAGGAGTGGACCAGAGCACAGAAGGCCATTCCATCACTCCAGCTGGAGGAGAAGTTCTGCAGGTCCACATGCTGCAGGCAGAGAAAACAGCCATCAGCAGGAACCCCACTCCTGGGGCCTAATTCAATTCATTGTGCAGATTCTCCATCCCCAACCCACTGAGCAGCAAGCCATCGCCCCTTAATGTGCGTTACACCAGACTGCTCAGGTACAATTTCTAAGCATGTGCTGTGGGTAGTGTGGGTACCACTGAGAAGGCATGAGCTCCCTGGCCCTCATCCCTCCCCAGCCTGGCAGGATCTTGCCCTGCCAGCAAGTGAAGGGCAGACAAGATGCCCGGCTTGTCTCGAACCACTCACCTGGTAGCCCACAGTCTTGCTACGGCACCATTCTAGCAGGATCTGCTTGATGCTGCTGGCACTGGCCACACCGAAACTCTGTGACCGCTTTAGTTTGGCCCTGGTCTCACCTTTGCCCCTGTGGAGAAAAGGCAAGCCTGCAGTGGGAGCCATTCCTACACCTCCTGGTCAGTACTCCACCCACACACTACAGATATGGTcacagcacagtggcacacatcagGCACGGAGCCTTCTATCCACACCCAGCTTTCCAGGGCCCCTCACCATCGTCCTGAACATCCTTCTCACTCTTTTCACCCGCCTTCCTTCTCGGCTTCCATAATACCCAAGATGGGGCAGAGGGAGCTTCCTGGATGTGATCCTTTCAGGAGAGCTGAATCTCATCACTGAAGCACGAGCAAGCAACCTGCCCTCAGCAGGCAATGAGGAGCCGACAAAAGCACTGAATCAATCTGCAGAGGAGGCTGTAATCTAAGGACCACCTTTCTGATAGGGAGTGACTTGTGAGCCCCTGGGTTCCACTGCACCACTTTTTCGTCCTCAAGCAGGACCAGCCCCACAGCTGGGCCTCCCCTGTCAGACTCCCAGGCCATGGccagaaaatgaaggagaaactaTTCAAATGCAAGGCTGACCTAGGAACTCTGAGGGAGCAGAAGGCCAGGGCATCTGTAATGAAGGGGAGCatctctctgtagcccaagccCCACAGCCCTCTTCTCTCTACAAAAGGAAGTCCTCAACCAGCCCTGCAAAAagccctgaccttgaactctgcctgAGAGACCTGATCTTGGGGACATCCCATTGGGAAGTAGTCAGGGCTCAGCCTTGTTCCGCTATGCCTGACCATGGCCTGACCATGGCCATGGGAACTACGGCTAGGATGGGGGTGAAACATCCATACTTGCTTGCTGTATCCTGCTCCCACTTCTCAAACAGCGCCTTCCGAGCCTGGGCCCCCGAGGTACGAGGCAGCGTCTGCGACCTCACCAACTCCCTGCGACGCTCTCCCTGGCGAGGGCCCTGAGTCGTAGCTGGAGGCTGCGAGGATGGGGGTGACTGCGGTGGGGTCACCAATGGGGGGCTGAGGAGAGAATCATAACTCAAGAACACAGAACCGGCCCTCACAGGCACTCCCCTGGGCCCCAGGTGGAACACCCACTCTGGGTGTGCATACAGACAGCCTAGACCTATGAAAGACCCCTGTAtgctggaggggggtggggggggcaagtCCCACCTGCTCAGGTCCCAACTGGTTTTGCAGGTTTTCTAAACTGAGCTGCAGTTGGTAGCATACATGGCCAGTGGGCCCAGCTAGGGAGGGAAAGTGGCCCCCTCTCAAGGCACAACAATCTTGAGAGGTGTCAATgcctggggagggcaggggtaTACCCAGAGCCAGACCCCCTCCTCTACCACATCTAGATAGGACCCTCATTGTTCTCCCCTTGGAACAATCTGCCAGGAAGTCACAATtctccttttattattaaaaaaaaaatccatcgtgctaccccacccccattctcacATGCAGTCAGCCAGCCAAAGTCAGGCTCATCCCAAAGGAAGCCCCTGCTGTCTGCCCTAACCCTGGGCCTCTCTCTAGACATCTGCTCTTCCTACAGCAGCAAGTACCTCAACTCCGAGGTTCCCCAGCcagaatagaaaacagaaagccaaatGTTACCCTGCCCACCTTCCTCCCAGAGAGATTAAGacatgcccctcccacccccactcccacctcaaCAAACACCAGCAAACTGGATTTGTTTTGAAGGTCAGAGAAGCCAAGCTGCAACCAAGCCTCTCCATACCAACCTTGGTCACCTCCCTTCCCAGCTCCAGCCCCTCCTGCCAGTCCACTGCTCTGGTTCTGCAGCGTCTCCCAAGACAGTCAGCCCAGAGAGCCCTGCAGCTCCGACCCCTGCAGAGCCTCACGCTTACCTGTCCTTGCGTTTGCCAGCTGTCACTGCTCCGTACCCAGAGCCAGACAAAGACCGTGTGAAAGAGGAATTTTTCTCTGTAAAACcaaggaaagacagaaacaacCGACTTGACCGGACTCGGCATCCCTTTGTAGACTAGCAAGATTTAGGGCTCAGTAGGCACTAACTCAGGACAGTGGCATCAATGAAGTTCTTCAAACTGTCCCCTCCCTGCTCTTGACACAAAGCCTGGGGTCTCTGATGCTATGTGACCAAGTACTGCTCCAACTCCTCCTGGGGAAGCTACAACAGCAGCAGCCAAAGTCATATACTGGGATAGGACACAAGCCCAGTACAGACCTGCTACTGCAGAGGGGACCATATCAAATATACAAGGTAACCATGGTCTCAACCTGCCATAAAACCCCCACTTAATGGCATCTCTGGAGAGGAATGTGGTTaggtcaggtcccctggaacagggAATACAGTGGGCTGGGGTATCACCTGGGTGTCCCGAGTCTCCTGCCAACCCCCACCCAGGCCCTGTCCTCTCTCACCCACTCTTAGGTGGAATCAGGCCCCAAACCACCCTCTCATCATACCAGTGGGACTAGGAGTCCAAGGGCTGATGGCATCACTAGAGCTTGGGCTGAAGCTCCCCAGAATGGCAGTAGATGTGGGTGACAAAGCTGAAGCTGAGGTCTCCCCAGAGAATTTCTCAGAGACTCGGGTGACAGCTGTGACAGGCTGGTGGGGCAGCCTCAAGGAGAGACTCACGGGGCGTGGCCTAGGGGGCTCCGGGGCTGATGAGGTTTGGACCTCAGAGGATCCATTGGCTGGACCTGTAACATGTGACCAACCAGGGTATGTCGTCAGCTAGGGCACCCACCGCCTCAGATTTCCCTACAACACTGCTCCCAGCAGCTTCAGGAAGCCTTCTTGACCACTCCCGCCTCTCTCGCCTCTATCACCACATATAGATTACTGCATCAGTCAGCTCAGTAAATACTAAATTGCCTGTCGGTCCACTCTCTCTCTACCCACTTCTTTGGACAATTTCTCggcctctgctttctttcttcctgaaacaGGGAAGACCATGTCCTTGAACTCCCATTTATCtgtgcattttaatttattgttttttcaagacagggtctcactatgtagctctggctggccgggaactcacgtagaccaggttggcctccaaactcacagagatctgcctgaaagtgcctcctgagcactgggattaaaggcgtgtgccactgggccttgctctttgtattttaaaagttagacTACACATTGAATAAGGATGCTCCCCTCCAGTCTCTCTGCCTGGTGGGGGTCAGTCTCAAGCATCTGCCCCCAAAGCCAAGAGACGGCAGGCACAGATGCCCGGCTGAGGCCCTGAACCTCAAACCTACCCAGCCAACTACCTTCTGCCTTAAGCACCTACCTGCACATAGCTGGTGTCCGTTCTCCATGATGCATGAGTTCGAAGCTCGTCTCACCTCAAGATCACCGGCTTCATCGGGGTCCACACTCTGCAAAGGCACCAACACCACTGAGCCCTGTCAGTGGGAGCCAGCTGCCCACCCTAAAGGCACTTTCTCAGATCCCTTTCTGGTTCTAGTGGTGAAAACCTCACTcgtttggggaagaaaggatctCCCAGGAGGTTCAGTGGGGAGCAATGGCCCAGAGAAGACAGATGAACCCACCTAGCTGCAGAGACCCCCACAGCTTGAGAGGCTCACCCCAGAGAccaagaaatctgagaataaagATCACGTTTGCAAGTTCTGAAGCAGTGTGTTAGGCGTACTCGTAcatacttgtgtacacacacacacacacacacacacacacacacacacacacacacacacacacacacaacccacagaTGATGTGTGGGGAGGACAAGACCCCAATCTCTCACAGCTAGGACTGTTCACATGGAAGAGGTAGATGTGGTGAGGTGCAAGGTCCTTTGGAaccaaacacagacatggaaCCAAGTCACCTTGAGGCTTTTCTGCCAGACACAGCAACACAAGGGCTCTCCAGACATACACCGTGTGGGATCTGATTGGCTTCTATAGAGCCTCCAGCTTCCCAGGGCTACAGTAGGTCTGGGAAACAGGAACCAACACCAAGAGGGGGGTGTCAGGGGAAATCCTGGGATCTTGGCTGAGCTGCCAACCCACCAAGTGGCCTGGGTCATAGCCCATCTCCTCTGGTCTCAGATCAAGAGCCGGGGCAGGCTACACAAATAGAATTTAGTCATCTAACAAACACCAGGCCCATTTTaccctcagggctcagagaagGTACCTGCTGCCTATGGAATcgacgggggaggggggcagccaGAATGTGTAGCCAGAAAAATGGACCCTCCCCTTTCTCAGCAAAGGTGTGACGGGCTTAAGAGTGTCTAATGACACTAAGGTTAGGACAATCAGCCTAGCAAAGGGCAACAGAAGCTGTTCCTAACCTGTAGTTCTGCTAAAGTCCAATACAGGACAGCTTAAATGGATGGCTGGCTGTACCTCTCCTAAGATCCTTCCGGGCTGTTTCTCTGATCTACAAAAGCTTCCCAGGCAATGTTTGTCCCTGAATCCAGGAAAATTAGGTCCTCCCACAGCCAGGGTTGGAGGTGCCCGCCCACTCGTCCAAGGCAGGAAACAGGCAAACAGGTACACAGATAGTACTGAGCCAGCTTGGGAAACTTAAGGC
The genomic region above belongs to Acomys russatus chromosome 25, mAcoRus1.1, whole genome shotgun sequence and contains:
- the Smtnl2 gene encoding smoothelin-like protein 2 is translated as MEPTPDAEEAHTVREALGRYEAALEGAVRALHEDMQGLQRGVEQRVAEALRLAGPLARTVAELQRDNQRLQAQLERLTRQVEALGLATGVSHAPGTPSPPPAAAVTDRAPRLGTARFSSHATFSLSGRSPSVDPDEAGDLEVRRASNSCIMENGHQLCAGPANGSSEVQTSSAPEPPRPRPVSLSLRLPHQPVTAVTRVSEKFSGETSASALSPTSTAILGSFSPSSSDAISPWTPSPTEKNSSFTRSLSGSGYGAVTAGKRKDSPPLVTPPQSPPSSQPPATTQGPRQGERRRELVRSQTLPRTSGAQARKALFEKWEQDTASKGKGETRAKLKRSQSFGVASASSIKQILLEWCRSKTVGYQHVDLQNFSSSWSDGMAFCALVHSFFPDAFDYNALSPTQRQKNFELAFTMAEDLANCERLIEVEDMMVMGRKPDPMCVFTYVQSLYNHLRRFE